GGCTGGACGCTGGCGTGGGGCGTGGCGATGTTGCGCCCGTTGGGCGTGGCGATGTTGCTACCGGTGCTGTCGGTTGGCATGCTGGGCGCAGGCATGTTGCGCAACGCGCTCGTGCTTGCGCTCGCGTTGCCGGTCGTCGCGCTCGCGCATTCAACGCCCGATATGCCAACGCAATGGAGCGCGTGGGGCATGTTGATCGTGCGCGAGCTCTTCATCGGCGGTCTGGTGGGGTTCGTCGCGACACTGCCGTTCTGGGCCGTCGACATGACGGGGTACGTGATCGACACCATGCGCGGGGCGTCGATGGCCAGCGTGCTCAACCCGCTCATGAGCGCCCAATCGTCGATCTTCGGCATTGCGTTGACGCAGATGCTCTGTGTGCTCTTTTTCGTCACCCCTGCGGCACATGCGGTGCTGACTGCGCTGTACGACTCGTACGTTGCGGTGCCCATCGGGCAGCCATGGCGATGGGAGGACGCGTCCGTCGCCTGGTTGCTCTCGCTCTGGCAGGCGATGCAGGTCATGTGCGTGGCGGTGGCGTTGCCCGCAATGGTCGTGATGGTACTCGTCGATATGTCGATGGGCTTCGTGAACCGTGCGGCGCAGCAACTCAACGTGTTCTTCCTCGCCATGCCGGTCAAGAGCGCGATGGCGCTGCTCGTGACGGTCGCAAGCCTGCCGTTCGCCATTGCCGTGCCGCTCGCGCACTGGTACCGCCTGCCCGAGGTGTTCCGCACGTGGGCGGCCATGACGCTGCCCGCTTCGTGAGGCGCGTATGAGCGAGAAGAGCCTTCCCCCTACCCCCAAGAAGATTCAGGACGAGCGCAAGAAGGGGCGCGTCGCCAAGAGCGCCGATCTTGCCGTCTGCATGCAACTCGGTGCGACGCTCGCGTGGCTGATGTTCGAGGGGCCCGCCCTCTACGATGCGCTGCAAGCGCTGATTGCCCGCACGCTGGTCGTGCTGCGCGATCCGGTGGAGGAAGCCGTGCAGGGCATGCTCGGCCCGTCGTTGTTGATCTTCGTGCGCTTCGCTGGCGGCCTCGCCGTGCTGCTCATCGTCACGACATGGCTTGCGATGGTTCTTCAAGTGGGGGCGCTGGTGGCCCCGGAGGTGATTCGTCCGAAGTACGAGCGGATCGATCCCGTCGCCAAAGCCAAACAGCTGTTCTCGATGCAATCGCTTTTCGAGTTTGGCAAGTCGCTCGTCAAGGTTGTTGTGCTGGGGTTGGTGTTCTTCTATCTGATCCGTCAGTACACGCCGTCGCTGGCCGTCCTTGCGCAGTGCGGCCCGTCGTGCGGGCTGGCGCTCACCGTGCGGTTGATGTTCTGGTTGATGGCGGTGCTGGTGATCGCCTATGTCGTGTTCGGCGGGCTGGACTTCGCGTACCAGAAGTATCAGTTGCGCAAGCAGCTCATGATGTCTCACGACGAAATCAAACGTGAATCCAAGGAAGTGGAGGGCGACCGCGAACTCAAGAACAAGCGGCGCGAGATTCACCGGCAGACGATCGAGAGCGGCAGTCTGTCGGACAACGTCAAGCGTTCGACCGCCGTGGTGCGCAACCCGACGCGCTTGGCCGTTTGCCTGCGCTACGTGCCGGGCGAGACGGCTGTGCCGATGGTGATCGAAAAAGGTCGCCACGCGCGTGCGCGCACAATCGTGCGAATCGCGCAGCGTGAAGGCGTCCCGGTCGTCGAGCATGTCCCGGTGGCGCGACGGCTGATGGACGACGTCGAAATCGATGCCCCCATCCCGCCAGATCTTTTCGACGCGGTGGCCGCGATTCTGCGCCTCGCGCTGGATTTGCCTTATGAGGTGCAGACATCCTCGGCTGAGGCCGAAGCACCGGCAGGTCCGGCGATGCGGGCTCCCGATGGAGAAGGCGCATGAGCAGGCGGCCGACGAATCGGGGACGGCGGTGCTGGCGTCACGTGCTGCTGATGTGCGGGGCACTGGGGCTGAGCGGTGTGCCATCGTTGGCTGCCGATCGGGGATTGCTGCCACAGCATCCCAGGCTTACGGATGCGCAGATTGCGGTGCCGACGACGGAGCGTGTCGCCAATAGGACGGAGGCCGCAGCCGGAACCGGCACCGGGTCGAGCGAGGCGCGCGAGGCGCGCGAGGCGCGTGAGGCGCGTGAGGCGCGTGAGGCGTCGGATGTGTCCGATTCGACCACTGCGGTCGATCTGGCGAGCACGCGCGATGCCGCGAGACGCCTCGTCTCCCCGTATCGCGACACACCGGCCCCGACGTCACCGCCCATCGCATCGGCGAGACCGGCGACGTCGCCAGCGGGACGGGACTCGCAGGCTGACCCGAGCGTCGCGCCCGGTCTGGAGAAACGTCCTGCTCCGGCTGGTCCGGCCACATTGGCCCGCCGCGCACCCGCCATCCCCGACGGTGCGGTAACCGCGATGCCTGCCAGGCTTCCGTTCGATGCGCTCGTGCGTCGTGCGGCCCACGCGACCTCCGTCGATGCAGCCTTGTTGCACGCGATCATCGACACCGAGTCGGGATATGACCCGCAGGCGGTGTCGGAGCGCGGCGCCATCGGGCTGATGCAGATCCTGCCGCGCACCGGGCAGCGCTTCGGTGTCCGCCGTCTCGAAGACCCTGCGGAGAACCTACGCGCGGGTGCGTCGTATCTGCGCTGGCTGCTCTCGCGGTTCGATGGCGATGTCAGTCTGGCGCTCGCCGCCTACAACGCCGGGGAAGGCGCGGTATTGCGGTATGGCCGTCAGGTGCCGCCGTTCCCCGAGACGCAGAACTATGTGCGCAAGGTCATGGCCGGTTATTCGCGCCTGCGAGATGGCGGGGGGATGGACGCTGTCGTGCCGCCGTTGGCTTCGAGGGACGCTGCTTCGCCGTCAGCTACGCAGGCACTCGTCCAGACGGATGACATGGGTGGGAGCGATATGCGCGACGGGACCGCGAATGTCCGAAGCGTTGAGAAACCCGAGCGTGCGGAACGGCCCGGAGGGAGCGAGCGGGTCGGCAAGGCTGAGGTCACGGACGACACGAACGCCCGCGCGTGGCGTTTGCTACAGGGGCTCGGAGAACTGATCACTCGCAGCCCGTCGGCCGACGCCGCACGTCGTGCAGGCAAAGCCGATGCCCGGAGGCGGGATCAACCTGCGGTTGTCATGCCGTCGCACGTGCGGGAGCGCACCGCCGGGGCGGCGCTCCGGCCCGCCGGGCAAGGTGACGGGTGAGAGGTGACGAGTGAGACAGGGAGGAGACCCGCAGGCGCAGAACGACGGCGCAGAACGACGGCGCAGAACGGCAGCGCAATGGGACGCGGGACATTCGGGAGGGGGCGGGCGCTGCGAAGCGTCACCCAGCCCGTGTCACATCAAAGCGCTGGCGCGACGTCCGTCGGCACCGTGTCCGCGACCGATGGGCGGGCAGACATGCGTTCGAAATGGCGCGCAAGGTTCGGGTGAGCGGCGCGCCAATCGATTTCCCGATAGCGGAAGTCGAGATAGCCAAGCGCACAGACGACGGCCACGTCGGCCAGCGTCAGTCGGTTGCCCGCGCACCACTGCCGCTCGCCGAGCCCGCGCGCCATCGCCCGCAGGCTTTCATCGATCTTGCCGACCTGACGCGCAATGAAGACCTGCGAGCGCGAGGCTTCGTCGTGGAACATCTTTTCGACGCGAATCTGCACGGCAGCGTCGGTTACGCCGTCGGCGAGGGCTTCCCAGCAGCGCACTTCGGCGCGTTCGCGTCCCGACGGGGGGATGAGCTTGCCGACCGGGGACAGGGTGTCGAGGTACTCGCAGATCACCCGCGAATCGAACACGGCTTCGCCGTCTTCCATGACCAGGCACGGCACTTTGCCGATCGGGTTCGACTGCTGGATGCGGGTGTCGTCGGCCCAGACGTTCTCCAGCTCGAGCTTGTAATCGAGCTTTTTCTCAGCCAGCACGATGCGGACTTTACGAACGTAGGGACTGGCGAGGGCACCGATCAACTTCATGTGAATCCTTGATAAATCGCTGTAGCGCGGAGCAGAGTATAACGTGTGGGATGGCCTGCGCCGGGGAATGGTAAAATACTGGCCTTTCCGAGTTGGCACATCGCCGGCTCCCCCGATTTTCTTTTTCGGTGCCCAGTGCCATGTCCGACGAATTCTCCCCATTGACCGCGCTCTCCCCGCTCGACGGCCGTTACGCCAGCAAGACCGACGCCCTGCGTCCCTGGCTGTCCGAGGCGGCATTCATGCGCAACCGCGTGAAGGTCGAAATCCACTGGCTGATCGCTCTGTCCAAGGCGGGTTTCGCCGAGATCGCCCCGTTCTCGGGCGCAGCGGAGACGTTCCTGCTGAATCTGGCGGCTAACTTCTCGAACGCCGATGCCCAGCGCATCAAGGACATCGAGAAGGTCACGAACCACGACGTGAAGGCTGTGGAGTACTGGCTCAAGGAAAAGGTGCAGGGGCAGGCCGAACTGGAGAAGGCGAGCGAGTTCATCCACTTCGCCTGCACGTCGGAAGACATCAACAACACCTCGCACGGCATGATGCTCAAGGGCGCGCGCGACGAGGTGATCGTCCCGGCCCTCGAATCGCTCGTGACCCGGCTCGGCGAACTGGCGCGTGAACACGCGGCCCAGCCGATGCTCTCGCGCACGCACGGTCAACCGGCCTCGCCGACCACGCTCGGCAAGGAAATCGCCAATGTCGCAGTGCGTCTGGCGCGTGCGCTGGAGCGCGTGCGTCGCGTCGAACTGCTCGCGAAGATGAACGGTGCCGTGGGCAACTACAACGCGCACCTGTCGGCCTACCCGGAATACGACTGGGAGACGTTCTCGAAGACGGTCATCGAACAGCGTCTGGGCCTCACGTTCAACCCATACACGATCCAGATCGAACCGCACGACTATATGGCCGAGCTGTTCGACGCCGTGGCCCGTGCCAATACGATCCTGCTCGACCTGAATCGCGACATCTGGGGCTACATCTCGGTCGGCTACTTCAAGCAAAAGACGAAGGCTGGCGAAATCGGCTCGTCGACCATGCCGCACAAGGTCAATCCCATCGACTTCGAAAACTCCGAAGGCAACCTCGGTCTGGCCAACGCCGTGCTGCGCCACCTGG
The Pandoraea oxalativorans genome window above contains:
- the sctT gene encoding type III secretion system export apparatus subunit SctT, with amino-acid sequence MTKIAALSASSDTLIAPLWADLFGWTLAWGVAMLRPLGVAMLLPVLSVGMLGAGMLRNALVLALALPVVALAHSTPDMPTQWSAWGMLIVRELFIGGLVGFVATLPFWAVDMTGYVIDTMRGASMASVLNPLMSAQSSIFGIALTQMLCVLFFVTPAAHAVLTALYDSYVAVPIGQPWRWEDASVAWLLSLWQAMQVMCVAVALPAMVVMVLVDMSMGFVNRAAQQLNVFFLAMPVKSAMALLVTVASLPFAIAVPLAHWYRLPEVFRTWAAMTLPAS
- a CDS encoding EscU/YscU/HrcU family type III secretion system export apparatus switch protein; amino-acid sequence: MSEKSLPPTPKKIQDERKKGRVAKSADLAVCMQLGATLAWLMFEGPALYDALQALIARTLVVLRDPVEEAVQGMLGPSLLIFVRFAGGLAVLLIVTTWLAMVLQVGALVAPEVIRPKYERIDPVAKAKQLFSMQSLFEFGKSLVKVVVLGLVFFYLIRQYTPSLAVLAQCGPSCGLALTVRLMFWLMAVLVIAYVVFGGLDFAYQKYQLRKQLMMSHDEIKRESKEVEGDRELKNKRREIHRQTIESGSLSDNVKRSTAVVRNPTRLAVCLRYVPGETAVPMVIEKGRHARARTIVRIAQREGVPVVEHVPVARRLMDDVEIDAPIPPDLFDAVAAILRLALDLPYEVQTSSAEAEAPAGPAMRAPDGEGA
- a CDS encoding lytic transglycosylase domain-containing protein, with the protein product MSRRPTNRGRRCWRHVLLMCGALGLSGVPSLAADRGLLPQHPRLTDAQIAVPTTERVANRTEAAAGTGTGSSEAREAREAREAREAREASDVSDSTTAVDLASTRDAARRLVSPYRDTPAPTSPPIASARPATSPAGRDSQADPSVAPGLEKRPAPAGPATLARRAPAIPDGAVTAMPARLPFDALVRRAAHATSVDAALLHAIIDTESGYDPQAVSERGAIGLMQILPRTGQRFGVRRLEDPAENLRAGASYLRWLLSRFDGDVSLALAAYNAGEGAVLRYGRQVPPFPETQNYVRKVMAGYSRLRDGGGMDAVVPPLASRDAASPSATQALVQTDDMGGSDMRDGTANVRSVEKPERAERPGGSERVGKAEVTDDTNARAWRLLQGLGELITRSPSADAARRAGKADARRRDQPAVVMPSHVRERTAGAALRPAGQGDG
- a CDS encoding glutathione S-transferase family protein — its product is MKLIGALASPYVRKVRIVLAEKKLDYKLELENVWADDTRIQQSNPIGKVPCLVMEDGEAVFDSRVICEYLDTLSPVGKLIPPSGRERAEVRCWEALADGVTDAAVQIRVEKMFHDEASRSQVFIARQVGKIDESLRAMARGLGERQWCAGNRLTLADVAVVCALGYLDFRYREIDWRAAHPNLARHFERMSARPSVADTVPTDVAPAL
- the purB gene encoding adenylosuccinate lyase — encoded protein: MSDEFSPLTALSPLDGRYASKTDALRPWLSEAAFMRNRVKVEIHWLIALSKAGFAEIAPFSGAAETFLLNLAANFSNADAQRIKDIEKVTNHDVKAVEYWLKEKVQGQAELEKASEFIHFACTSEDINNTSHGMMLKGARDEVIVPALESLVTRLGELAREHAAQPMLSRTHGQPASPTTLGKEIANVAVRLARALERVRRVELLAKMNGAVGNYNAHLSAYPEYDWETFSKTVIEQRLGLTFNPYTIQIEPHDYMAELFDAVARANTILLDLNRDIWGYISVGYFKQKTKAGEIGSSTMPHKVNPIDFENSEGNLGLANAVLRHLADKLPVSRWQRDLTDSTVLRNIGVAFGYSLLAYDSCLRGLGKLEVNPQRLDEDLDNTWEVLAEPVQTVMRRFGVPNPYEQLKELTRGKGITREALQTFIKQLAIPEDAKARLLEMTPANYVGIAESLAKRV